A section of the Kribbella sp. HUAS MG21 genome encodes:
- a CDS encoding MarR family transcriptional regulator: MARKRAELVADLVAEMPRYVSAAVRYQIAVADQLGMPVTDLHAIGALLELGPAGARQLADLMGLTTGAVTRLVDRLERAGYVRREPDPTDRRRIVIHVVPERVADIAKYYASMDERWQRQLTSYTNAELAFLIDFLHLGREHALVETSTLRTSGRPHATRRRAAD, from the coding sequence ATGGCGAGGAAGCGGGCGGAGCTGGTGGCGGACCTGGTGGCGGAGATGCCGCGATACGTGTCGGCCGCGGTGCGGTACCAGATCGCGGTCGCAGACCAGCTCGGGATGCCGGTCACCGACCTGCACGCGATCGGCGCGCTGCTCGAACTCGGACCGGCCGGCGCCCGGCAGCTGGCCGACCTGATGGGCCTGACGACCGGCGCGGTCACCCGGCTGGTCGACCGCCTCGAGCGCGCCGGGTACGTCCGGCGGGAGCCCGATCCGACCGACCGCCGCCGGATCGTCATCCACGTCGTCCCCGAGCGGGTCGCCGACATCGCGAAGTACTACGCCTCGATGGACGAGCGCTGGCAACGGCAGCTGACCAGCTACACGAACGCCGAGCTCGCGTTCCTGATCGACTTCCTGCACCTGGGTCGCGAGCACGCGCTGGTCGAGACCAGCACGCTCCGCACCAGCGGCCGCCCGCACGCCACTCGCCGCCGCGCCGCGGACTAG
- a CDS encoding 3-methyladenine DNA glycosylase, with translation MTLTLSRTEWSSYAEDHARHVDALLAGHLARRKRREAHPVEDFLFTYYPTRPNQLRVWHPGPGIRLDDAASYGDRRGYLLVDGVATLDPAEIERRADSIAWIRRLLAATLDRQPQFGCFGLHEWAMVYRTPEVRHAAWPLRLGAEGTDRVVESHKIGCSHFDAFRFFTDAARPLNVLQPTRESQPALEQGGCLHANMDLYKWACKLMPFTPSPLLLACFELARDIRTLDMRASPYDLAPLGYSPVRIETPEGKAEYTAAQRAFADRARPLRRQLVALCDELLG, from the coding sequence ATGACGCTCACGCTTTCCCGCACCGAGTGGTCGTCGTACGCCGAGGACCACGCGCGGCACGTCGACGCCCTGCTGGCCGGTCATCTCGCGCGGCGGAAGCGCCGCGAAGCACATCCTGTCGAGGATTTCCTCTTCACCTATTACCCGACCCGCCCCAACCAGCTCCGGGTGTGGCATCCCGGTCCGGGGATCCGGCTGGATGACGCCGCATCGTACGGCGATCGCCGCGGCTACCTCCTGGTCGACGGGGTCGCCACTCTGGATCCGGCCGAGATCGAGCGCCGCGCGGACAGCATCGCGTGGATCCGCCGGCTGCTCGCGGCGACCCTGGACCGCCAGCCGCAGTTCGGGTGTTTCGGCCTGCACGAGTGGGCGATGGTGTACCGGACGCCCGAGGTGCGGCACGCCGCGTGGCCGCTGCGACTGGGGGCCGAGGGCACCGATCGGGTCGTCGAGTCGCACAAGATCGGCTGCTCGCACTTCGACGCGTTCCGGTTCTTCACGGACGCGGCCCGGCCGCTGAACGTCCTGCAGCCGACCCGCGAGTCCCAGCCGGCGCTGGAGCAGGGCGGCTGCCTGCACGCGAACATGGACCTCTACAAGTGGGCCTGCAAGCTGATGCCGTTCACGCCGAGCCCGCTGCTGCTGGCATGTTTCGAGCTGGCCCGTGACATCCGCACCCTCGACATGCGCGCCTCGCCGTACGACCTGGCCCCGCTCGGCTACTCCCCCGTGCGGATCGAGACGCCTGAGGGCAAGGCGGAGTACACGGCCGCCCAGCGCGCCTTCGCCGACCGCGCCCGCCCGCTGCGCCGGCAGCTCGTCGCGCTGTGCGACGAGCTGCTCGGCTAG
- a CDS encoding GNAT family N-acetyltransferase translates to MTFEIRLAVPSEYDAVGELTVDAYSHDGFVRGDYAMTLRAAADRAAKAELWVAADASGLLGTVTYCPVGSVYREIGLDDEGEFRMLGVHGRARGLGVGTALTERCIERTRELGQRRIVMSSAAYMTTAHRIYERLGFTRLPERDWAPMPGLDLYAFALDL, encoded by the coding sequence GTGACTTTCGAGATCCGGTTGGCGGTTCCTTCCGAGTACGACGCCGTCGGCGAGCTGACCGTTGACGCGTACTCGCACGACGGCTTCGTGCGCGGTGACTACGCGATGACGCTGCGTGCCGCCGCGGACCGGGCCGCGAAGGCCGAGCTGTGGGTGGCGGCCGACGCGTCCGGGCTGCTGGGCACAGTGACCTACTGTCCTGTCGGCTCGGTCTACCGGGAGATCGGGCTGGACGACGAGGGCGAGTTCCGGATGCTCGGCGTCCACGGTCGCGCCCGGGGTCTCGGGGTCGGTACGGCGCTGACCGAGCGGTGCATCGAGCGCACCCGCGAGCTCGGGCAACGGCGGATCGTGATGAGCAGTGCGGCGTACATGACCACCGCCCACCGGATCTACGAACGTCTCGGCTTCACCCGCCTTCCAGAACGTGACTGGGCCCCCATGCCGGGCCTCGATCTGTACGCATTCGCCCTCGACCTATGA
- a CDS encoding fumarylacetoacetate hydrolase family protein — protein sequence MRIARFSVDDEPKYGVVETDDPEGLVGTVNVLDSDPLYRSAQFTGEKLQLADVRLLAPVIPRSKVVCVGRNYAAHAAELGNDVPTEPMIFLKPNTSVIGPRDGIVYPEQTNDLHFEGELAIVIGRICRDLPKERVNEVIFGYTIANDVTARDLQKTDGQWARAKGYDTFCPIGPWISTELDVSDLRVSTELNGEPKQDGRTSQFIFDIPSVLAYITSFTTLLPGDVVLTGTPAGVGPMLPGDEVSVSVEGIGTLTNKVIVRD from the coding sequence GTGCGTATCGCCAGATTCTCCGTGGACGACGAGCCGAAGTACGGCGTCGTCGAGACCGACGACCCCGAAGGGCTCGTGGGCACTGTCAACGTTCTGGACTCGGACCCGCTCTACCGCTCGGCGCAGTTCACCGGGGAGAAGCTGCAGCTCGCGGACGTCCGGCTGCTGGCCCCGGTGATCCCGCGCAGCAAGGTGGTCTGCGTCGGCCGGAACTACGCGGCGCACGCCGCGGAGCTCGGCAACGACGTACCGACCGAGCCGATGATCTTCCTGAAGCCGAACACCAGCGTGATCGGCCCGCGGGACGGCATCGTGTACCCGGAGCAGACCAACGACCTGCACTTCGAGGGCGAGCTCGCGATCGTGATCGGCCGGATCTGCCGGGACCTGCCCAAGGAGCGGGTCAACGAGGTGATCTTCGGCTACACGATCGCCAACGACGTGACCGCGCGCGACCTGCAGAAGACCGACGGCCAGTGGGCGCGGGCCAAGGGGTACGACACCTTCTGCCCGATCGGCCCGTGGATCAGCACCGAGCTCGACGTGTCCGACCTGCGGGTCAGCACCGAGCTGAACGGCGAGCCCAAGCAGGACGGGCGGACGAGTCAGTTCATCTTCGACATCCCGTCGGTGCTGGCCTACATCACGTCGTTCACGACCCTGCTGCCCGGCGACGTGGTGCTCACCGGCACCCCGGCCGGGGTCGGCCCGATGCTGCCCGGCGACGAGGTCTCGGTCAGCGTCGAGGGCATCGGAACTCTGACGAACAAGGTGATCGTGCGTGACTGA
- the gltX gene encoding glutamate--tRNA ligase, whose protein sequence is MTDAVLGDLEPGGIRVRFPPSPTGLLTVGNIRSALFNWAFARHFGGKLVLRIEDTDTARNTEEGYRYTYDSLRWLGLTWDEGPEAGGDYGPYLQSERMDIYADIVAKLLAAGKAYHCYCSQEELDQRREEARTAGQHSGYDGHCRGLTPDQVEAYVAEGRRPVVRLRMPDRPIVFDDLVRGEITFLPENLGDYVLVRANGYPLYPLVNPVDDALMEITHILRGEDLLPSTPRQIALYEALAEIGVGTGRMPRFGHLPMVMGEGNKRLSKRDKGSGLGEYMERGFLPEGLLNYLALLGWSIAEDRDVFTLDEMVEAFDIRKVNSNAARFDPKKCEAINAAHMRMLPPEEFARRMIPFLAQAGVLPLEPSDEQFAVLRAAVPLVQERMNTLSESVDMLGFLFVDEDAFTVDPDAAAKVLVGDADTVLDAAAKALEHTEWTTEAIEAALRASLVEGLGLKPKNAFGPVRVAIAGRRISPPLFESLELLGRDRALHRLEQARRSVS, encoded by the coding sequence GTGACTGACGCCGTCCTGGGCGATCTGGAACCGGGCGGCATACGGGTCCGGTTCCCACCGTCGCCGACCGGTCTGCTGACCGTCGGCAACATCCGCAGCGCGCTGTTCAACTGGGCCTTCGCCCGGCACTTCGGCGGCAAGCTGGTGCTGCGGATCGAGGACACCGACACCGCCCGCAACACCGAAGAGGGCTACCGCTACACCTACGACTCGCTGCGCTGGCTCGGCCTCACCTGGGACGAGGGCCCCGAGGCCGGCGGCGACTACGGGCCGTACCTGCAGTCCGAGCGGATGGACATCTACGCCGACATCGTCGCCAAGCTGCTCGCGGCGGGGAAGGCGTACCACTGCTACTGCTCGCAGGAGGAGCTCGACCAGCGCCGCGAGGAGGCCCGCACCGCCGGACAGCACAGCGGGTACGACGGCCACTGCCGCGGTCTCACCCCCGACCAGGTGGAGGCGTACGTCGCCGAAGGCCGGCGGCCGGTGGTGCGGCTGCGGATGCCGGACCGCCCGATCGTGTTCGACGACCTGGTCCGCGGCGAGATCACGTTCCTCCCGGAGAACCTCGGCGACTACGTGCTGGTCCGCGCGAACGGCTACCCGCTGTACCCGTTGGTGAACCCGGTCGACGACGCGCTGATGGAGATCACCCACATCCTGCGCGGCGAGGACCTGCTGCCGTCGACGCCGCGGCAGATCGCGCTCTACGAGGCGCTGGCCGAGATCGGCGTCGGCACCGGCCGGATGCCGCGCTTCGGGCACCTGCCGATGGTGATGGGCGAGGGCAACAAGCGCCTGTCCAAGCGGGACAAGGGCTCCGGGCTCGGCGAGTACATGGAGCGCGGCTTCCTGCCCGAGGGCCTGCTGAACTACCTGGCGCTGCTCGGCTGGTCGATCGCCGAGGACCGCGACGTGTTCACGCTCGACGAGATGGTCGAGGCCTTCGACATCCGCAAGGTGAACTCGAACGCGGCCCGCTTCGACCCGAAGAAGTGCGAGGCGATCAACGCCGCGCACATGCGGATGCTGCCGCCGGAGGAGTTCGCCCGGCGGATGATCCCGTTCCTCGCGCAGGCGGGCGTGCTGCCGCTGGAGCCCTCGGACGAGCAGTTCGCCGTACTGCGAGCCGCCGTACCGCTGGTGCAGGAGCGGATGAACACGTTGTCGGAGTCGGTCGACATGCTCGGGTTCCTGTTCGTCGACGAGGACGCGTTCACGGTCGACCCGGACGCCGCCGCGAAGGTGCTGGTCGGCGACGCGGACACGGTCCTCGACGCGGCCGCGAAGGCGCTCGAGCACACCGAGTGGACCACCGAGGCGATCGAGGCCGCGCTGCGGGCGTCGCTGGTCGAAGGGCTCGGGCTGAAGCCGAAGAACGCGTTCGGTCCGGTCCGGGTGGCGATCGCCGGCCGCCGGATCTCGCCGCCGCTGTTCGAATCCCTCGAGCTGCTCGGCCGCGACAGGGCCCTGCACCGGCTCGAGCAGGCCCGGCGGTCGGTGTCATGA